A window from Rana temporaria chromosome 8, aRanTem1.1, whole genome shotgun sequence encodes these proteins:
- the LOC120947037 gene encoding uncharacterized protein LOC120947037, translating to MSEKDSVSSQDIPTLVRALGTLALAAATAVVIKWFISHDTKEEKTESSEADLKNNLCLTIQDEQTTCDGGLIFDGVHVKNTNPLEVSDGDGKKANLLLEDCHDFGYYRGPTETSCISQSTTSEKENGQQINLYCAISPKRTNQITSVACKLNMVAASPANSDFIQTEDGCNASVLNATTWGSSTNATEDQMFSGCLTHKCDSLLFESSASNQELEHSFGTRSSDGKYNDDLNTRCSGSQYKLSGQDIPVAESFVQHSTVSIGCGGQNLVNRSNEKNCDSEINVIKYITPEQLKYNIDNLVIDDNNEDSILVTSTGISEEKIVKVLCNPFASETEMSIRTDIRIPNCHSVPVISDIAAQVTENSAVENETFRCTEMLSHVQNALCAANANVISVDGVCKDIKQHATLQNKMDSQDTNIYQSDEGEKLNLTDCKIPNEDLKLCIEDAVQNTNDDDNDIKNSVPSLEKIMPNKESNSRQFVTPMDANTGRYEAQESFQGTSQCGTINPKEENMTDNTYCYPNNKEILPMSEKWRANTLYNNSAQTAVMYPLDLEDPNASFNILGKQYKHQFYAEEMSIVLKNIGVAKYLSTNLKSEKKHEDIDDDNKESIGLYCTTNNAAYVMTTFENNMNESTSIGTISSKVMNECEFISGVKSINDQNWHTCTAEHQEGSNVITNGYLDINHEVTDENEKNDSSKIQEDHCSKDNMSLASEPCSSLLNTVFLTTESNWENTTFFKDSNVSLPSMMKKNNTVQIAQHNTNGENYGFQECFSIDRDEQPSSVGDTFSSCTKHLAKDKQNDPMCCDSNLSSTQDQNMLLTDNNVTNLCLEKRADSREKIMSTIAENPELILPEYQSKWRMVKKKPLMAKSCDNILSGHSYQEPTLKTKAQSMLCLLTEYYSSKLPSENGPVEEVARGSFIRIPKSLQSTGEAIRFHLTLGNCLELLKLARKNRVQELLKAAYTVISDNYLNVLKNSAVYGQLTGLERERILQLRMRGKFSLCVVETKSIFCLNKYIPCPVEKAEHTTHLYSLDNKTNKWKHVTNIPEEACLKGCSICSMHNYLFIAGGLQETTEGLTCSDKLFCYNPLTDIWTQLSPMNEGRSQLKLIPLDGYLYAIGGECLHTVEKYDPRSNKWTFVAPLPKGTFAVAHEAAACGGEIYISGGHLFYRLLKYSPAHDQWVECPFNASKGRSCDMVAVGNILYRFDMHKDSSVNILKYNTMGKMWSEYTTTFPGSKIPFRCALFEGNIYCINRETTAKFSLEYEKAVFEACVFSKVPTSGAGSPHPTVLCLCGSVSQTPV from the coding sequence ATGAGTGAAAAAGACTCTGTGTCAAGCCAGGATATCCCAACGCTTGTTCGTGCCTTGGGGACATTGGCATTGGCGGCTGCTACAGCAGTGGTTATTAAATGGTTTATTTCACATGACACTAAGGAGGAAAAGACTGAAAGTAGTGAAGCAGACCTGAAGAACAACCTATGTTTAACAATTCAAGATGAACAGACAACGTGTGATGGTGGCCTTATATTTGATGGAGTCCACGTAAAGAATACAAACCCACTAGAGGTCAGTGATGGGGATGGAAAAAAGGCAAATCTTTTACTAGAGGATTGTCATGACTTTGGGTACTACAGAGGTCCAACAGAAACATCTTGTATTTCTCAAAGCACCACCTCTGAAAAAGAAAATGGTCAACAGATCAACTTATATTGTGCTATTTCTCCTAAGAGAACAAATCAGATAACATCAGTTGCCTGCAAGTTAAATATGGTGGCCGCATCTCCAGCAAATAGTGACTTCATTCAAACAGAGGATGGCTGCAATGCTTCAGTTCTTAATGCAACAACATGGGGCAGTTCAACTAATGCTACAGAGGATCAAATGTTTTCTGGCTGTCTGACACACAAATGTGATAGTTTGCTCTTTGAAAGTTCAGCAAGCAATCAGGAGCTTGAGCACAGCTTTGGAACACGTTCAAGCGATGGTAAGTATAATGATGACTTGAATACAAGGTGCTCAGGAAGTCAATACAAGCTGAGTGGCCAGGATATTCCTGTTGCTGAGTCATTTGTACAGCACAGTACTGTCAGCATAGGTTGTGGTGGACAGAATTTGGTCAATAGATCAAATGAAAAAAACTGTGATTcggaaataaatgtaataaaatatataactcCAGAACAGCTGAAATACAATATAGACAATCTGGTTATTGATGATAATAATGAAGATAGTATATTGGTCACTAGTACAGGAATCAGCGAGGAAAAGATAGTCAAAGTACTTTGTAATCCATTTGCTTCTGAAACAGAGATGAGTATTAGAACTGATATACGCATTCCTAATTGTCATAGTGTCCCTGTGATATCTGACATTGCTGCACAAGTCACTGAAAATTCTGCAGTTGAAAATGAAACCTTTCGTTGTACAGAAATGCTTTCACATGTCCAAAATGCCTTGTGTGCAGCAAATGCAAATGTCATTTCAGTTGATGGCGTCTGTAAAGATATTAAACAACATGCAACACTGCAGAATAAAATGGACTCTCAAGATACAAACATTTACCAATCAGATGAGGGAGAGAAACTTAATTTGACCGACTGTAAAATACCAAATGAGGATCTGAAACTTTGCATTGAAGATGCAGTACAGAACACAAATGATGATGACAATGACATTAAAAATAGTGTCCCTTCACTAGAAAAAATTATGCCTAATAAAGAAAGTAACTCCCGACAGTTTGTTACACCCATGGATGCGAACACTGGTAGATATGAAGCTCAGGAAAGTTTTCAAGGAACATCACAGTGTGGCACAATAAATCCAAAGGAAGAAAACATGACAGACAACACTTATTGTTATCCCAACAATAAAGAAATCCTACCAATGTCAGAAAAATGGAGGGCCAACACTCTATATAATAATTCTGCACAAACTGCCGTGATGTATCCCTTGGATTTAGAGGACCCTAATGCATCCTTTAATATTCTAGGAAAGCAATATAAACATCAGTTCTATGCAGAAGAAATGTCTATTGTTTTAAAGAACATTGGGGTTGCTAAGTATTTATCAACAAATCTTAAATCCGAAAAAAAACATGAGGATATTGATGATGATAATAAGGAAAGTATTGGGTTATACTGTACAACCAACAATGCAGCATATGTAATGACTACATTTGAGAATAATATGAATGAATCTACGTCAATTGGAACAATCAGTTCAAAAGTGATGAATGAATGTGAGTTTATTTCTGGTGTAAAATCAATAAATGACCAAAATTGGCACACATGTACAGCCGAACATCaggaaggcagtaatgtcatTACAAATGGATATCTAGATATCAATCATGAGGTTAcagatgaaaatgaaaaaaatgattctTCAAAAATACAAGAAGATCATTGCAGTAAAGACAATATGTCATTGGCATCTGAACCttgttccagtctgctgaacaCTGTGTTTCTTACTACAGAGTCTAATTGGGAAAATACAACTTTTTTCAAGGACAGTAATGTTTCTTTACCTTcgatgatgaaaaaaaataatactgtaCAAATAGCACAACATAATACAAATGGAGAAAATTATGGTTTCCAAGAATGTTTTAGTATAGACAGGGACGAGCAACCCTCTAGTGTGGGTGACACCTTCAGTTCCTGCACAAAACATCTTGCAAAGGACAAGCAAAATGACCCAATGTGTTGTGATTCTAATTTAAGTTCTACACAAGATCAAAATATGCTTTTGACAGATAATAATGTAACAAATTTGTGTCTTGAAAAGAGAGCTGATTCCAGAGAAAAAATTATGTCCACTATAGCAGAAAATCCAGAACTTATTTTACCTGAATACCAATCAAAATGGAGAATGGTAAAGAAAAAGCCATTAATGGCTAAGAGTTGTGACAACATCCTTTCTGGACATTCCTATCAAGAACCCACTTTAAAAACCAAAGCTCAAAGTATGTTATGCTTGCTGACAGAGTATTACTCATCCAAACTGCCGTCTGAGAATGGACCAGTGGAAGAAGTAGCCAGAGGAAGTTTCATTCGCATCCCAAAAAGTCTGCAGAGTACTGGGGAGGCTATAAGGTTTCATCTGACATTGGGAAATTGTCTAGAATTATTAAAATTAGCCAGAAAAAACAGAGTGCAGGAACTTCTTAAAGCAGCTTATACAGTAATTAGCGACAATTACCTCAATGTACTTAAAAACTCAGCTGTTTATGGTCAATTAACTGGCTTAGAAAGAGAAAGAATTCTTCAACTACGAATGAGGGGCAAATTTTCACTTTGTGTGGTGGAAACGAAGAGCATATTTTGCTTAAATAAATATATCCCGTGTCCAGTGGAAAAAGCTGAGCATACAACTCATCTTTACTCGCTAGATAATAAAACAAACAAGTGGAAACATGTGACTAACATCCCAGAAGAGGCTTGTCTTAAGGGGTGTAGTATTTGCTCAATGCACAACTATTTGTTCATTGCAGGAGGACTCCAAGAGACCACTGAAGGTTTAACATGCTCTGATAAATTATTTTGCTATAATCCTCTTACTGATATCTGGACCCAACTGTCCCCAATGAATGAAGGGAGGTCCCAACTGAAGCTGATCCCATTGGATGGCTACCTTTATGCCATTGGAGGGGAGTGCTTGCATACGGTAGAGAAATATGACCCGAGATCAAACAAATGGACCTTTGTAGCGCCTCTTCCTAAGGGCACGTTTGCTGTGGCTCACGAAGCAGCAGCATGCGGTGGAGAAATTTATATCTCAGGAGGACATTTATTTTATCGGCTATTAAAGTACAGCCCTGCTCATGATCAGTGGGTAGAATGCCCTTTTAATGCCAGTAAGGGCCGTTCCTGTGACATGGTAGCAGTTGGCAACATCCTTTATCGATTTGACATGCATAAGGACTCTTCTGTTAATATTCTGAAATACAACACAATGGGCAAGATGTGGTCTGAATACACAACAACCTTTCCGGGCAGCAAAATTCCCTTTAGATGTGCTTTATTTGAGGGTAACATATACTGCATTAACAGAGAGACCACTGCAAAGTTTTCATTGGAGTATGAAAAGGCTGTGTTTGAAGCATGTGTTTT